A region from the Microcebus murinus isolate Inina chromosome 3, M.murinus_Inina_mat1.0, whole genome shotgun sequence genome encodes:
- the TMEM17 gene encoding transmembrane protein 17, producing the protein MELPDPVRQRLGNFSRTVFSDSSRTGPEYSEGPDNEMVSSLALQMSLYFNTYFFPLWWVSCIMMLYIKYSVLPDYYKFIVITVIILITLIEAIRLYLGYMGNLQEKVPELAGFWLLSLLLQLPLILFLLLNEGLINLPLEKAIHIIFTIFLTFQVVAAFLTLKKMVNQLAVRFHLQDFDRLSANRGDVGRMRSSIEEI; encoded by the exons ATGGAGCTGCCGGATCCGGTTCGCCAGCGGCTGGGGAACTTCAGCCGGACCGTGTTCAGCGACTCCAGCCGGACAGGGCCGGAGTACAGTGAGGGCCCGG ATAATGAGATGGTCTCCAGTTTGGCATTGCAGATGTCACTTTATTTTAACACTTACTTTTTCCCACTTTGGTGGGTAAGCTGCATTATGATGCTTTACATAAAG tattcagTTTTGCCTGATTACTACAAATTCATTGTGATCACTGTTATCATCCTAATAACCTTAATTGAAGCCATCCGGTTGTATCTGGGCTACATGGGTAACCTGCAGGAAAAG GTTCCTGAGTTGGCTGGCTTTTGGCTTTTGAGCCTTCTATTGCAGTTGCCTTTAATTCTTTTCTTGCTCTTAAATGAAGGCCTAATAAATCTGCCCTTGGAAAAAGCGATACATATCATCTTCACCATCTTCCTAACTTTCCAAGTTGTTGCAGCATTTCTTACCTTGAAGAAAATGGTCAATCAGTTGGCAGTTCGTTTCCACCTCCAAGACTTTGATCGGCTCTCTGCAAACAGAGGAGATGTGGGAAGGATGAGGTCAAGTATAGAAGAGATCTGA